A single Candoia aspera isolate rCanAsp1 chromosome 5, rCanAsp1.hap2, whole genome shotgun sequence DNA region contains:
- the METTL21C gene encoding protein-lysine methyltransferase METTL21C, with amino-acid sequence MISTQHQLFPKVAQELTDEEEEEKSELDYNDNSSLLPDSGPCVFKILPKWVSKASYYFDKEHYCYAGHEIIIQESIESFGAVVWPGALALCQYLESDQEEINFKEKKVLEIGAGTGLVSIVASILGAFVTATDLPEVLENLEFNITRNTRNLDVHKPEVRKLVWGENLPEDFPKATHHYDFIVATDVVYHHTALDSLLDTMRYLCQPGTILVWANKFRFSTDYEFLDSVSNMFNITQLAEFPESSIKLFKGTIKEN; translated from the exons ATGATCTCTACACAGCACCAGTTGTTCCCTAAAGTGGCTCAAGAATTAacagatgaggaagaggaagagaaatctgAGCTTGACTATAATGACAACTCTTCTCTATTACCTGACTCAG GTCCATGTGTGTTTAAAATATTGCCAAAATGGGTTTCAAAGGCCTCCTACTATTTTGACAAAGAACATTATTGTTATGCTGGCCATGAGATCATCATTCAAGAATCCATTGAATCCTTTGGAGCTGTAGTGTGGCCTGGT GCCCTTGCTTTATGTCAGTACCTGGAATCAGATCAAGAGGAAATTAActtcaaagaaaagaaagtccTTGAAATTGGAGCTGGGACAGGTCTAGTGTCTATTGTGGCAAGTATATTAG GAGCTTTTGTTACTGCTACCGACTTGCCTGAAGTACTTGAAAACTTGGAATTCAACATTACTAGGAACACACGGAATCTAGATGTTCACAAGCCTGAAGTAAGGAAGCTTGTTTGGGGCGAGAATCTACCTGAAGACTTTCCCAAAGCAACCCACCATTATGATTTCATCGTTGCTACCGATGTTGTATATCATCACACAGCACTGGATTCTCTGCTGGATACAATGCGCTACTTATGCCAGCCTGGGACAATCTTGGTTTGGGCAAATAAATTTAGATTCAGCACAGATTACGAATTTTTGGACTCAGTCAGCAACATGTTCAATATTACCCAGCTAGCAGAATTTCCGGAGTCAAGTATCAAACTGTTTAAAGGCACAATAAAAGAGAATTAA